Proteins found in one Corynebacterium zhongnanshanii genomic segment:
- a CDS encoding DUF3052 domain-containing protein, producing MGQPQTTGTPKATATDADWAALLSVSADDVIQEIGWDEDCDSSISEALEEVTGEPLLEEDTDEVVDLVLLWWRSEDGDLVDGLVDAIRNLGEESRIWLLTPPAGREGAIEPGVIAESAQLAGLVQTKSERLGDWQGACLVGRGYKR from the coding sequence GTGGGACAACCACAGACAACTGGAACGCCAAAGGCCACGGCAACGGATGCTGACTGGGCTGCATTACTTTCCGTTTCTGCTGATGATGTGATCCAAGAGATCGGATGGGACGAGGATTGCGACTCCTCCATCAGCGAAGCACTGGAAGAAGTAACTGGTGAACCTTTGTTGGAAGAAGATACCGACGAAGTAGTGGACCTTGTGCTGTTGTGGTGGCGCTCTGAAGACGGAGACTTGGTCGATGGACTGGTAGACGCCATCCGCAATCTGGGAGAGGAAAGCCGAATCTGGTTGCTCACCCCGCCAGCCGGACGCGAGGGAGCTATCGAGCCAGGTGTGATTGCAGAATCCGCGCAATTGGCGGGGCTTGTGCAGACCAAGTCCGAGCGCCTGGGAGATTGGCAGGGCGCGTGCCTCGTCGGGCGAGGCTATAAACGCTAA